A region from the Methylovorus glucosotrophus genome encodes:
- a CDS encoding DNA cytosine methyltransferase produces MIYGSVCSGIEAATAAWHGLGWKPAFFSEIEAFPRAVLAHHYPDVPLHGDFTTIQKGQYAAIDLLVGGTPCQSFSVAGLRAGLDDPRGNLMLEFGALARRLGPAWLVWENVPGVLSSNKGRDFGTFLGMLGELGYGFAYRVLDAQYFGVAQRRRRVFVVGYLGDWRPAAAVLFERHSLQGHPAPSRQAGQDVAGAITAGAFSGGAGGRPEGAAAGHFVAGTIGARTGRSAGAQDAACGHMIATLCVATGQAGAEIGDDMAPTLNCNHEAPYIAQVAPNKTSNGDAHSGYKDEHGLVTVLPINDMATRHAGTDGSGNQSGKGHGMGIGGANDPMFTLTKGDKHAVMSAMQVRRLTPRECERLQGFQDDYTLIPFRNKPAADGPRYKALGNSMAVPCMHWIGSRIQAVSELMELEAAA; encoded by the coding sequence ATGATCTACGGATCCGTTTGTTCAGGAATTGAGGCGGCCACAGCTGCCTGGCACGGTCTCGGCTGGAAGCCTGCATTTTTCTCAGAGATTGAGGCTTTCCCCCGCGCCGTGCTGGCGCACCACTATCCGGACGTGCCATTGCACGGGGATTTTACAACTATCCAGAAAGGCCAATATGCAGCTATCGATCTTCTCGTCGGAGGAACCCCATGCCAATCCTTCTCAGTCGCGGGACTCAGAGCTGGACTGGATGACCCGCGTGGCAACCTCATGCTTGAGTTCGGTGCGCTTGCTCGCAGACTTGGGCCCGCCTGGCTGGTTTGGGAGAACGTCCCCGGCGTCTTGTCCAGCAACAAAGGACGGGATTTTGGCACCTTCCTCGGGATGCTGGGCGAACTCGGGTATGGGTTCGCCTACCGAGTTCTTGACGCTCAATACTTCGGAGTGGCCCAGCGCCGCCGCCGTGTGTTCGTTGTCGGATATCTTGGAGACTGGAGACCTGCCGCAGCGGTACTTTTTGAGCGCCACAGCCTGCAGGGGCATCCTGCGCCGAGCCGACAAGCGGGGCAAGACGTTGCCGGAGCAATTACAGCGGGCGCTTTCAGCGGTGGCGCTGGAGGAAGACCTGAGGGAGCAGCGGCAGGCCATTTTGTCGCAGGAACTATCGGAGCAAGAACAGGAAGAAGCGCAGGCGCGCAAGATGCTGCTTGCGGTCACATGATTGCAACTCTATGCGTTGCAACCGGTCAGGCCGGTGCCGAAATCGGTGATGACATGGCGCCGACGCTGAACTGCAACCATGAAGCACCATATATTGCGCAAGTCGCTCCAAATAAGACCAGCAATGGTGATGCACATAGCGGCTACAAAGATGAGCATGGCCTTGTCACAGTCCTCCCAATTAATGACATGGCCACACGTCATGCAGGCACGGACGGAAGCGGCAACCAGTCAGGAAAAGGTCATGGCATGGGCATTGGCGGTGCAAATGATCCTATGTTTACCCTGACAAAGGGCGACAAGCACGCAGTTATGTCGGCCATGCAAGTCCGCCGCCTCACCCCTCGCGAGTGCGAACGCCTGCAGGGCTTCCAAGACGATTACACCCTTATCCCATTTAGGAACAAACCAGCAGCTGACGGCCCGCGCTACAAAGCCTTGGGCAACTCCATGGCCGTACCCTGCATGCACTGGATTGGTAGCCGGATTCAGGCCGTATCGGAATTGATGGAACTGGAGGCTGCAGCATGA
- a CDS encoding DNA methyltransferase, translated as MATLPDKAFDLAIVDPPYGIDINSSGRLGHYGGKGKDWDSYLPSIEYFNELKRISLQQIIWGGNYFDLPPTRCFLIWDKQQPESVSFASCEFAWTSFEASAKTYYQRPQNADAERIHPTQKPVKLYEWLLTNYAKPGQRILDTHLGSGSSAIAAHYMGYEFVGCELDPDYYQAACNRIRKQTAQVSMFGDAYDQVERDEFKQESLL; from the coding sequence ATGGCTACGCTACCTGACAAGGCGTTTGATCTGGCGATTGTTGATCCGCCTTATGGGATAGATATTAACAGTAGTGGACGCCTTGGACATTATGGCGGGAAGGGGAAGGATTGGGATTCATATTTGCCATCGATTGAATATTTCAATGAGTTAAAGAGGATTTCATTGCAACAAATTATTTGGGGTGGAAATTATTTCGACCTTCCACCAACGAGATGTTTTTTGATTTGGGATAAACAGCAACCAGAAAGCGTTAGCTTTGCAAGTTGTGAATTTGCTTGGACATCATTTGAGGCATCGGCGAAAACATATTATCAACGTCCACAAAATGCAGATGCTGAACGTATTCACCCAACCCAAAAGCCAGTAAAGCTCTATGAATGGCTGCTGACCAACTATGCGAAGCCGGGCCAGCGAATCCTAGACACTCACCTTGGTAGCGGTTCAAGCGCGATTGCCGCGCATTACATGGGCTATGAGTTTGTAGGCTGCGAGCTTGATCCTGACTACTACCAAGCTGCATGCAATCGCATACGCAAGCAGACGGCGCAAGTATCCATGTTTGGCGATGCTTACGATCAGGTAGAGCGCGACGAGTTTAAGCAGGAGTCACTGCTATGA